In the Cryptococcus neoformans var. neoformans JEC21 chromosome 1, complete sequence genome, one interval contains:
- a CDS encoding expressed protein produces MFTPNAFTALIALLSTTSLVLATDYRLLVNKPSCQTIDQFRFNFETLCPVFETSNTTEYKGGLYFYPGDYQGQNADTQARVFCTYVNSTDNVVYSVTSELVTSLGGSIA; encoded by the exons ATGTTCACCCCGAATGCTTTCACCGCTCTCATTGCCCTTTTGTCCACTACTTCCCTTGTATTGGCCACCGATTATAGGTTACTCGTTAATAAACCTTCTTGTCAGACCATAGACCAATTCAGATTCAA CTTCGAGACACTATGCCCGGTATTCGAGACCTCTAATACAACAGAATATAAAGGCGGCTTATACTTTTATCCGGGCGACTATCAAGGACAAAACGCCGATA CTCAAGCTCGGGTATTCTGC ACATACGTCAACAGCACTGACAATGTCGTCTACTCTGTCACCTCTGAGCTCGTTACCTCACTTGGTGGATCGATCGCCTGA